DNA from Micromonospora nigra:
CGGAGTCCATCTGCGCGTACGAGATGAGGATGACCAGGTCGCCCGGGTGCACCAGGTGCGCCGCGGCGCCGTTGATCCCGATCACGCCGCTGCCCCGTCTCCCCGGGATCACGTACGTCTCCAGCCGCGCGCCGTTGGTGATGTCGACGATCGCGACCTGCTCACCGGGGAGCAGATCGGCGGCGTCGAGCAGGTCCTCGTCCACGGTGACCGAGCCGACGTAGTGCAGGTCTGCCTGGGTCACCGTGGCCCGGTGGATCTTCGACTTCAGCATGGTCCGCAGCATCGGACAGCCTTTCCGCAGGTGGGGGTGTGTGAAGGTCAGGGACGGGGAGCGAGGTGAACCGCCGCGTTGTCGATCAGCCGGGTGCCGCCGACCCACGCCGCGACCAGCAGCCGCGCCGGGCCGGCGACCGGCCCCGGCTCCAGGTCGGGATCGGTGAGCACCAGGTAGTCCAGGTCGGCGCCGGGCGTACCCGCGCCGAAGGCCGCGTGCGCGGCGGCCAGCACCGCCCCCGCGTCGGCCCCGGCCTCGGCGGCGTCGACCCCGGCCCGCAGTGCCGCCGACAGAGTCAGCGCCGCCTCCCGCTCCCCGGCCGAGAGGTAACGGTTGCGGCTGGACAGCGCCAACCCGTCCGGCTCGCGCACGGTCGGCACCCCGACCACCTCGACCGGCACGTCCAGGTCCCGACACATCCGCCGCACCAGGGCCAGTTGCTGGTAGTCCTTCTCGCCGAAGAACGTCAGGTCGGGCCGGGTGAGCTGGAGCAGCTTCAGCACCACGGTGAGCACCCCGTGGAAGAAGCCGGGCCGGCTCAGGCCCTCCAGGTCCGCGCCGAGCGGGCCCGGGTCGATGCGCACCGAGGGTTGGCCGTCCGGGTACATCTGGGTCACCGAGGGCGCGAAGACCACGTCCGCGCCGGCCCGACGGCACACCTCCAGGTCGGCGTCGAGGGTGCGCGGATAGCGGT
Protein-coding regions in this window:
- the panC gene encoding pantoate--beta-alanine ligase; this encodes MTELVHTRADLATARADCKGTVGVVMTMGALHSGHETLLRAARERADHVIVTVFVNPLQFGPTEDFDRYPRTLDADLEVCRRAGADVVFAPSVTQMYPDGQPSVRIDPGPLGADLEGLSRPGFFHGVLTVVLKLLQLTRPDLTFFGEKDYQQLALVRRMCRDLDVPVEVVGVPTVREPDGLALSSRNRYLSAGEREAALTLSAALRAGVDAAEAGADAGAVLAAAHAAFGAGTPGADLDYLVLTDPDLEPGPVAGPARLLVAAWVGGTRLIDNAAVHLAPRP
- the panD gene encoding aspartate 1-decarboxylase; the encoded protein is MLRTMLKSKIHRATVTQADLHYVGSVTVDEDLLDAADLLPGEQVAIVDITNGARLETYVIPGRRGSGVIGINGAAAHLVHPGDLVILISYAQMDSAEARTYRPVVVHVDADNRVVDLGADPSVAAPGTAGAPVPNPLAAV